One genomic segment of Ricinus communis isolate WT05 ecotype wild-type chromosome 3, ASM1957865v1, whole genome shotgun sequence includes these proteins:
- the LOC8277519 gene encoding uncharacterized protein LOC8277519 yields MIASTSIFPPPKGISVFNPTCLYSAGGGGGLFCSVPLGRGLKLSFRAAAVRMEVMKRMSGGCFKGGNGKTLKVEVDSGGEDVFDAAAVDSAVPPNHLVIMVNGIVGSSADWKYAAEQFVKKFPDKVIVHRSECNYSKLTFDGVDLMGERLAQEVLAVVKHKPEMQKISFVAHSLGGLVARYAIARLYETLPKLGLSSVSGDFLSEKHMKRVECTEQPCEARIAGLQPMNFITFATPHLGSRGNKQLPFLCGLPFLERRASQTAHLIVGRTGKHLFLTDNDGGKPPLLLQMVNDSDDLKFISALRAFKRRVAYANANYDHMVGWRTSSIRRQHELPKPNLLVTDQKYPHIAYVELETMEEGYNTAPTVTREQTTDLEEEMIKGLTQVPWERIDVSFHKSRQRYIAHSTIQVKTYWLNSDGADVVFHMIDNFLL; encoded by the exons ATGATCGCCTCTACTTCTATATTTCCACCTCCGAAAGGCATCTCTGTTTTCAATCCCACTTGTCTCTATTCCGCCGGCGGTGGCGGTGGATTGTTCTGTTCTGTTCCTTTAGGTCGTGGATTAAAATTGAGTTTCCGCGCGGCGGCGGTGAGGATGGAGGTGATGAAGAGAATGAGCGGCGGATGTTTTAAAGGAGGAAATGGAAAAACGCTTAAGGTTGAAGTTGATAGCGGCGGAGAAGATGTTTTTGATGCTGCCGCTGTTGATTCTGCTGTTCCCCCTAATCATCTTGTCATTATGGTTAATGGAATCGTTGGGag TTCTGCAGACTGGAAGTATGCTGCAGAGCAATTCGTGAAGAAATTTCCTGATAAAGTAATAGTGCACC GCAGTGAATGCAACTATTCAAAACTTACATTTGATGGTGTTGATTTGATGGGTGAAAGGCTAGCTCAAGAG GTGTTGGCTGTTGTCAAACATAAGCCTGAGATGCAGAAGATCTCTTTTGTGGCTCACTCGCTAGGTGGTCTTGTTGCGAGGTATGCTATTGCGCGGCTGTATGAAACTTTACCAAAATTGGGTCTCTCTAGTGTTTCTGGTGATTTCTTAAGTGAAAAACATATGAAACGAGTGGAATGTACTGAGCAGCCTTGTGAAGCAAGAATAGCTGGATTACAACCCATGAACTTCATAACATTTGCAACACCACATCTTGGCTCAAGAGGAAATAAACAG CTCCCATTTCTCTGTGGTCTGCCTTTTCTCGAGAGAAGAGCATCTCAAACTGCTCATTTAATTGTTGGGAGGACTGGAAAGCATCTCTTTCTCACTGACAATGACGGTGGGAAACCTCCCCTTCTCCTGCAAATGGTTAATGATTCTGATGACCTGAAATTCAT ATCAGCTTTACGTGCATTTAAGCGCCGTGTGGCGTATGCAAATGCAAATTATGATC ATATGGTTGGGTGGAGGACTTCATCAATCAGACGTCAGCATGAACTACCAAAg CCCAACCTTCTTGTAACGGATCAGAAATACCCACATATTGCATATGTTGAGCTAGAAACTATGGAAGAAGGCTATAATACAGCACCGACTGTCACTAGGGAACAAACAACTGATTTGGAAG AGGAGATGATAAAAGGTCTCACTCAAGTACCTTGGGAACGCATAGATGTAAGCTTTCATAAAAGCAGACAGCGGTATATTGCTCATAGTACAATTCAG GTGAAGACATACTGGTTAAATTCTGATGGAGCAGATGTCGTTTTTCATATGATAGATAACTTCCTTCTCTAG